In Oryza sativa Japonica Group chromosome 3, ASM3414082v1, one DNA window encodes the following:
- the LOC4332883 gene encoding probable galacturonosyltransferase-like 4: MARCGSAIAAVAALLVLLGGHAAARIRVEHSGMVIRRPSSSIPSFREAPAFRNGEECGGGGRVDVAMTLDANYLRGTMAGVLSILQHTACPESVSFHFLAAGMDADLAAAVRATFPYLDLRVYRFDPSRVRGRISRSIRHALDQPLNYARIYLADTLPPDVRRVIYLDSDVVVVDDIRALASVDLGGHVVGAPEYCHANFTNYFTDAFWSDPALNGTFAGRRPCYFNTGVMVMDVGKWRAGGYTRRVERWMEVQKQTRIYHLGSLPPFLLVLAGDIQAVDHRWNQHGLGGDNVKGRCRGLHPGPISLLHWSGKGKPWIRLDARRPCAVDYLWAPYDLFRPSSPVLEE; encoded by the coding sequence ATGGCGCGCTGCGggagcgccatcgccgccgtcgcggcgctgCTCGTCCTGCTCGGCGGGCACGCGGCCGCGCGCATCCGGGTGGAGCACTCCGGGATGGTGATccggcggccgtcgtcgtccatcCCGAGCTTCCGGGAGGCCCCCGCGTTCCGCAACGGCGAggagtgcggcggcggggggagggtGGACGTGGCCATGACGCTGGACGCCAACTACCTCCGGGGCACCATGGCCGGCGTGCTGTCCATCCTGCAGCACACGGCGTGCCCGGAGAGCGTGTCGTTCCACTTCCTCGCGGCCGGGATGGACGCCGacctcgcggcggcggtgcgcgccACGTTCCCGTACCTGGACCTCCGCGTGTACCGCTTCGACCCGTCCCGCGTCCGCGGCCGCATCTCCCGCTCCATCCGCCACGCGCTCGACCAGCCGCTCAACTACGCGCGCATCTACCTCGCCGACACGCTCCCGCCCGACGTGCGCCGCGTCATCTACCTCGACTCCGACGTGGTGGTCGTCGACGACATCCGCGCGCTGGCGTCCGTCGACCTCGGCGGCCACGTCGTCGGCGCGCCCGAGTACTGCCACGCCAACTTCACCAACTACTTCACCGACGCGTTCTGGTCGGACCCGGCGCTCAACGGCAcgttcgccggccgccgcccgtgctACTTCAACACCGGCGTCATGGTCATGGACGTCGGCAAGTGGCGCGCCGGCGGCTACACCCGCCGCGTCGAGCGGTGGATGGAGGTGCAGAAGCAGACGCGGATCTACCACCTCGGCTCGCTGCCGCCGTTCCTCCTCGTTCTCGCCGGTGACATCCAGGCCGTCGACCACCGCTGGAACCAGCACGGCCTCGGCGGCGACAACGTCAAGGGGCGGTGCCGTGGCCTCCACCCGGGGCCCATCAGCCTCCTCCATTGGAGCGGCAAGGGGAAGCCATGGATCCGGCTCGACGCGCGGCGCCCGTGCGCCGTCGACTACCTCTGGGCGCCGTACGACCTCTTCCGGCCATCGTCGCCGGTGCTCGAGgagtga
- the LOC4332884 gene encoding putative MO25-like protein At4g17270, giving the protein MSFFFRMASRLRPSTPEEVVRSIKDSFQALHTKNGARALEEVEKNLSSLRQMLSGDGEAEPNQEQVLQITLEICKEDVLSLFVQNLPSLGWGVRKDLVHCWCILLRQKFDESYCCVKYIENHLELLDFLVGCYKNLDVALNCGNMLRECIKYPTLTKYILDSSSFELFFEYVELPNFDIASDALNTFKDLLTKHETVVAEFLSSHYEQFFELYTRLLTSPNYVTRRQSVKFLSEFLLEAPNARIMKRYITEVRFLNIMITLLKDSSKNIRICAFHVFKVFVANPNKPRSIIEALIENRRELLKLLQNLPTSKGEDELDEERNLIIQGIQKLACSSA; this is encoded by the exons atgTCCTTCTTCTTCCGCATGGCGTCGCGGCTGCGGCCGTCGACGCCGGAGGAGGTGGTCCGCTCCATCAAGGACTCCTTCCAGGCCCTCCACACCAAGAACGGCGCCAGG GCTCTAGAAGAGGTTGAGAAAAACCTCTCGTCATTGAGGCAAATGCTGTCTGGTGATGGAGAAGCAGAACCAAATCAAGAACAAGTCTTGCAAATAACCCTTGAGATTTGCAAGGAGGATGTCCTTTCCCTCTTTGTTCAGAATCTGCCTTCGCTTGGTTGGGGA GTACGAAAAGATCTGGTTCACTGCTGGTGCATTTTGCTCAGGCAGAAGTTTGATGAGAGCTACTGCTGTGTGAAGTACATTGAGAACCATCTGGAGCTTTTAGATTTCCTAGTTGGCTG CTACAAGAACTTGGACGTTGCACTGAATTGCGGGAACATGTTGAGAGAATGCATAAAATACCCAACACTTACAAA ATACATATTGGATTCCAGTAGCTTCGAACTGTTTTTTGAGTATGTGGAGCTGCCAAACTTCGATATTGCTTCTGATGCTCTGAACACCTTCAAG GATCTGCTTACCAAACATGAAACAGTTGTTGCTGAGTTCTTGAGTTCCCACTACGAGCAG TTCTTTGAACTCTACACAAGGCTCTTAACATCACCTAATTATGTAACAAGAAGACAATCAGTGAAG TTCCTTTCGGAATTTCTGTTGGAGGCTCCAAACGCTCGAATAATGAAGCGTTATATTACGGAAGTTCGTTTCTTAAATATTATGATTACTCTACTGAAG GATTCAAGCAAAAATATCAGAATATGCGCCTTCCATGTTTTTAAG GTTTTTGTTGCCAATCCGAACAAGCCTCGCAGTATCATCGAGGCTTTGATCGAAAATCGCAGAGAACTGCTGAAGCTACTCCAAAATCTTCCTACAAGTAAAG GCGAAGATGAACTTGATGAGGAGAGGAATCTAATCATTCAGGGGATTCAGAAGCTGGCCTGCTCATCAGCATAG